The following coding sequences are from one Luteimonas sp. S4-F44 window:
- a CDS encoding 2OG-Fe dioxygenase family protein has protein sequence MHSPLPPLSDAARAVADLKAHGFAVLAPDALSALCDVAIADLQSLRTDWDALPPDGYLRDGGRYRRRRHACYVQHGDQLVAAARRAHWQSEDYNALHGGMHRWFDPVAAATAAAPVWTTLIAGLGAVFGQVRARRPWYVEAHQFRIDTTDGIGRPTPEGAHRDGVDFVAVLLVAREGIKGGETRVFDADGPSGQRFTLTRPWSALLLDDHRVIHESTPIQPVDGAGHRDTLVLTYRSGAFQGED, from the coding sequence ATGCACAGCCCGCTTCCTCCATTGTCCGACGCCGCGCGTGCGGTTGCCGATCTCAAGGCCCATGGTTTCGCGGTGCTGGCGCCCGATGCGCTGTCGGCGCTGTGCGATGTCGCGATCGCCGATCTCCAATCGCTGCGAACAGACTGGGACGCACTGCCGCCCGACGGCTATCTGCGCGACGGCGGGCGCTATCGCCGGCGCCGCCATGCCTGCTACGTGCAGCACGGCGACCAACTCGTCGCGGCGGCGCGACGCGCGCACTGGCAATCGGAGGACTACAACGCGCTGCACGGCGGCATGCACCGCTGGTTCGACCCGGTCGCCGCGGCCACGGCGGCGGCGCCGGTGTGGACGACGCTGATCGCCGGGCTCGGCGCGGTGTTCGGCCAGGTCCGCGCGCGTCGGCCCTGGTATGTGGAAGCGCACCAGTTCCGTATCGACACGACCGATGGCATTGGGCGGCCCACGCCTGAAGGCGCGCATCGCGACGGCGTGGATTTCGTCGCCGTGCTGCTCGTCGCGCGCGAGGGCATCAAGGGCGGCGAAACCCGCGTCTTCGACGCCGACGGCCCCAGCGGCCAACGCTTCACGCTCACCCGGCCCTGGTCGGCCTTGCTGCTCGACGATCACCGCGTCATCCACGAATCGACGCCGATCCAGCCGGTCGACGGTGCCGGCCATCGCGATACCCTGGTGCTGACCTATCGCAGTGGCGCGTTCCAGGGCGAGGACTGA